A window of the Vibrio pomeroyi genome harbors these coding sequences:
- a CDS encoding YcfL family protein has protein sequence MKKWLVSLAAVMALAGCADNTAGVRVDSLTQNVFFGDKVLGSRLQVEDIRTDLVDGHTRGIVRLNSNYKGDQHILYRFYWYDDAGLEVNLKQGPWKQAIVRGFESLSLSEVSVNPKATQFRVQFREQ, from the coding sequence ATGAAAAAGTGGTTAGTGAGCTTAGCAGCGGTTATGGCTCTGGCTGGTTGTGCTGATAATACAGCTGGCGTAAGGGTTGATAGTCTGACTCAGAACGTTTTCTTTGGTGACAAGGTATTGGGTAGCCGTTTACAGGTTGAAGATATCCGCACCGATCTAGTCGACGGTCATACGCGAGGAATCGTTCGTTTAAACAGTAACTATAAAGGCGATCAACATATCCTTTATCGTTTTTACTGGTACGACGATGCTGGGCTTGAGGTCAACCTAAAACAAGGCCCTTGGAAACAAGCGATTGTTCGTGGCTTTGAAAGTCTTTCGTTGTCGGAAGTGTCGGTAAACCCGAAGGCAACTCAGTTCCGAGTTCAGTTCCGAGAGCAGTAA
- a CDS encoding COG3014 family protein — translation MKQQFRFASIALLSALTAGCASMSAGSLFSHYSAQNKAIYQAVKSGDYSEAQQELPDYAAGDILDNFERGRINLLDQKYPESKSSFELADQAVKDQQNKAVISISDSATSVGALAVNDNITEYVPPDYELGFLHLYLGLNYLKKNDLEGAVIEMRRANQVQEQAKKQREAELERAANDAKKQGLSANVGSILANYPDAGKKLQSVQNAYLMFLSGLFYEASNDLNSAYVDYRRALAVMPENQEIIDRTMATAARLGMRQDLETLEKRYKQSSKLAGGQGRVIVLQEQSAVQAMDSWRLDLPVYDSRDQGAIYSLALPYYPSQNVERFSALRISGQPLQEHLITDVNAMAQNDLSERMTTIVIRQALRVVAKDRIRKEATKGDDVGNILFNVWNTLTEQPDTRSWQSLPAEIKSSTFVANSGQYTLEAGAKTYDFDIREGQTTLVWISRQGNNATMWHKQLGRL, via the coding sequence GTGAAGCAACAGTTTAGATTCGCTTCCATTGCCCTGTTATCGGCGTTGACCGCGGGTTGTGCGAGTATGTCTGCAGGCAGCCTGTTCAGTCATTACAGCGCGCAAAACAAAGCTATCTATCAAGCAGTGAAATCTGGAGATTATTCAGAGGCTCAACAAGAGTTACCAGATTACGCAGCAGGCGACATCCTTGATAACTTTGAAAGAGGCAGAATTAACCTGCTGGATCAAAAATACCCTGAGAGTAAGTCTTCGTTTGAACTGGCTGATCAGGCCGTAAAAGATCAACAAAACAAAGCTGTGATCTCTATTTCAGACAGTGCGACCAGCGTAGGTGCGTTGGCTGTTAACGACAACATTACCGAGTATGTGCCGCCTGATTACGAGTTAGGCTTTCTTCATCTCTACCTCGGTTTGAACTACCTCAAGAAAAACGATTTAGAAGGTGCGGTGATTGAAATGCGTCGCGCCAACCAAGTTCAAGAACAAGCAAAGAAACAACGTGAAGCCGAGCTAGAAAGAGCCGCTAACGATGCGAAGAAGCAAGGCTTGTCTGCCAATGTCGGTAGTATCCTTGCAAATTATCCGGATGCGGGTAAGAAGTTACAGTCAGTCCAGAATGCGTATTTGATGTTTTTGTCGGGGCTGTTTTATGAAGCTTCAAACGATTTAAACAGTGCTTATGTCGACTATCGACGCGCTTTGGCGGTTATGCCGGAGAACCAAGAGATCATCGATAGAACGATGGCGACAGCCGCTCGTTTAGGCATGCGACAAGATTTAGAGACACTTGAAAAGCGTTACAAGCAATCGTCTAAGCTTGCTGGCGGTCAAGGCCGTGTGATTGTTCTTCAAGAGCAAAGCGCTGTTCAAGCAATGGACAGTTGGCGATTGGATTTACCTGTTTATGACAGTCGCGATCAAGGGGCAATATATTCTCTTGCGCTGCCATATTACCCGAGCCAAAACGTAGAGCGTTTTTCTGCGTTACGAATCAGCGGACAACCGTTACAAGAACACTTGATTACGGATGTAAACGCGATGGCTCAGAACGATTTATCTGAGCGTATGACGACAATTGTTATTCGCCAAGCGCTGCGTGTGGTCGCGAAAGATCGCATTCGTAAAGAAGCAACCAAGGGCGATGATGTCGGTAATATCTTGTTCAATGTGTGGAACACACTGACAGAGCAACCAGATACGCGCAGTTGGCAATCTTTGCCTGCAGAGATTAAGAGCAGCACGTTTGTAGCAAATAGCGGTCAATATACGTTAGAAGCGGGCGCTAAAACGTATGACTTTGATATTCGAGAAGGGCAAACCACCTTGGTTTGGATTTCTCGACAAGGGAATAACGCAACAATGTGGCATAAACAGCTAGGGAGGCTGTAA